The Salinirubrum litoreum genome segment GGATGTCGAAGGTGCCCTGCGCGATGACGGTCGTCGTGTCGTCGCCGGACGACGCCACCGATTCCACGCCACTCGCCTCCGCCGTCTCGTCTGTGTCCCTGCTGTCGTCGCGTCTCATTCGTCTCGGAGCTCCTTGTCGATGTCCGCCTGCGTGAAGTCGAAGAACGTGTCCGCGTCCGGGAGGTCGGCGTCCAACACGTCCAGTTCGCGTTCCTCGCCGTCACGGTCGAACGCCTGCCAGTCCGACCGGCGGTAGGGGTAGCCGATGATGATGTGGACCTCGCCGGAGCCGAACGTGGCGAGGTCGGCGTCGGAGGGCTTCAGGACGCCGTTCGGGTGCGAGTGGACCGAGCCGACCGCCTTCATGTCGTTCGGGATCATGTTGGACTTGACCGTCGCCGACATCGGGTTCGAC includes the following:
- a CDS encoding Mov34/MPN/PAD-1 family protein translates to MGLFRSNRVIGIAADTLDFALDASEDTHPNEYMGFLRGERARRVGIDRDGLVVTDILVIPGTESNPMSATVKSNMIPNDMKAVGSVHSHPNGVLKPSDADLATFGSGEVHIIIGYPYRRSDWQAFDRDGEERELDVLDADLPDADTFFDFTQADIDKELRDE